One part of the Lotus japonicus ecotype B-129 chromosome 2, LjGifu_v1.2 genome encodes these proteins:
- the LOC130735523 gene encoding CASP-like protein 4D1 translates to MVSKPVASSMLMLRIITLAASVTTVVLIVTNHAKFDDGTKWKFQDFTTYRYVVAVAAIAGLYCIVQLPFSLYYVVKQKRLIKNGFLPEFDFYGDKVISLLLATGIGAGFAVSYEFKKFFDSIFDAAGFAKHDPTRSTNDKFYNRSIIASAVLSVACLAMAVVSVISSINRSKSKGIFG, encoded by the exons ATGGTGTCCAAACCTGTGGCCAGCTCAATGCTTATGCTGAGGATAATTACACTTGCAGCGTCAGTGACAACCGTGGTCTTGATAGTTACAAACCATGCCAAATTTGATGATGGTACAAAGTGGAAATTTCAAGATTTCACTACATACAG GTATGTGGTGGCGGTTGCAGCAATTGCTGGTTTATATTGTATAGTGCAACTACCGTTTTCTCTATACTATGTGGTAAAGCAGAAGAGGTTGATAAAGAATGGATTCTTGCCAGAATTTGACTTCTATGGAGACAag GTAATTAGTCTGCTTCTGGCAACAGGCATTGGCGCGGGGTTTGCAGTGTCTTATGAATTCAAGAAGTTCTTTGACTCCATATTTGACGCTGCGGGTTTTGCAAAGCATGACCCAACAAGGTCCACAAACGACAAGTTTTACAATCGGTCAATCATCGCTTCTGCTGTTCTCTCTGTTGCATGCCTCGCCATGGCTGTCGTTTCAGTCATCTCCTCCATCAATCGAAGCAAAAGCAAAGGCATTTTTGGATGA
- the LOC130738686 gene encoding protein REDOX 2-like yields MAEKNVPNVLLNSGHKMPVIGMGTSVDDRPSNDVLASIFVDAIQVGYRHFDSASVYGTEEAIGLALAKALDLGLIKSRDEVFITSKPWNTDAHQDLIVPALKTTLKKLGVEYVDLYLIHWPVRLRHDLENPVVFSKEDLLPFDIEGTWKAMEECYKLGLAKSIGICNFGTKKLTKLLEIATITPAVNQVEMNPSWQQGKLREFCKQKGIHVSAWSALGAYKVTWGSGAVMENHILQDIATAKGKTVAQVALRWVYQQGSSAMAKSFNKERMKQNLEIFDFELSEEELEKIKQVPQRRQYLGEMWLSENGSCKTVEELWDGDV; encoded by the exons ATGGCAGAAAAGAATGTCCCTAATGTGTTGCTGAACTCAGGACACAAAATGCCAGTTATTGGCATGGGAACTTCAGTAGATGATCGTCCATCAAATGATGTCCTTGCTTCCATCTTTGTTGATGCCATTCAAGTAGGCTACCGCCATTTTGACAGTGCTTCTGTGTATGGGACAGAAGAAGCAATAGGCCTAGCTTTGGCAAAAGCTTTAGACTTGGGTCTTATAAAGAGTAGAGATGAAGTTTTCATCACTTCAAAGCCATGGAACACAGATGCACACCAAGATCTTATTGTTCCTGCTCTCAAGACCACATTAAA AAAGCTGGGGGTGGAGTATGTGGATCTTTACCTGATTCATTGGCCAGTGAGGCTGAGGCATGATCTTGAAAACCCTGTTGTTTTTTCAAAAGAAGATTTACTTCCTTTTGATATAGAAGGGACATGGAAAGCTATGGAAGAGTGCTACAAACTAGGCTTAGCAAAGTCAATTGGCATATGCAATTTTGGTACCAAAAAACTCACCAAACTCCTGGAAATAGCTACCATCACTCCTGCAGTGAATCAG GTGGAAATGAACCCATCATGGCAGCAGGGGAAACTGAGGGAGTTTTGCAAGCAGAAAGGAATTCATGTTAGTGCCTGGTCAGCTCTTGGGGCCTATAAGGTAACTTGGGGTTCAGGAGCAGTCATGGAGAATCATATCCTTCAAGACATAGCAACTGCAAAAGGCAAGACAGTAGCTCAG GTTGCACTTAGGTGGGTGTACCAACAAGGGTCAAGTGCCATGGCTAAAAGCTTCAACAAGGAGAGGATGAAACAGAACCTTGAAATATTTGATTTTGAGCTGAGTGAAGAAGAACTGGAGAAGATTAAGCAGGTTCCACAGCGCAGGCAATACTTAGGAGAAATGTGGCTATCTGAAAATGGGTCTTGCAAGACCGTGGAAGAACTTTGGGATGGCGATGTATGA
- the LOC130738689 gene encoding methylecgonone reductase-like, giving the protein MDPKSVPNVVLNSGYKMPMIGFGTGTVPLPPSHELIPAFISAIQAGYRHFDTATYYGSEEPLGQAIALALDQGLIKDRSEVYITTKLWCTDAHPGLVLPALKASLKRLGLEYVDLYLIHFPVRLTQGIEGFKYNKKDILPFDMKGTWEDMEQCSKLGLAKSIGLSNFGVKKMTQLLQNATIPPALVQVELNAAWQQENLRRFCKEKGIHVSAWSPLGANGAMWGSLAVMDSPILKDIAITTEKTVAQVALRWIIEQGITPIVRSFNKERMKHNLEIFDWELSENDLEKIKQMPQHRAFSGERFVSEDGPYKTLQGLWD; this is encoded by the exons ATGGATCCAAAATCAGTCCCAAATGTGGTGCTAAACTCAGGTTACAAGATGCCAATGATAGGTTTTGGCACTGGAACTGTACCCCTGCCACCATCTCATGAACTCATCCCTGCATTCATTTCTGCCATCCAAGCTGGTTACAGGCATTTTGACACTGCAACCTATTATGGCTCTGAGGAACCTCTTGGTCAAGCCATAGCACTTGCATTGGACCAAGGTCTTATTAAGGATCGTAGTGAGGTTTATATCACTACTAAGCTATGGTGCACTGATGCTCACCCTGGCCTTGTGCTCCCAGCACTCAAGGCCTCACTCAA GCGGTTGGGCCTGGAGTACGTGGATCTTTATCTAATCCATTTTCCCGTGAGATTGACACAAGGGATTGAAGGGTTTAAGTACAACAAAAAAGACATTCTTCCTTTTGACATGAAAGGGACATGGGAAGACATGGAACAATGCTCTAAGTTGGGCTTGGCCAAGTCTATTGGCCTTAGCAATTTTGGTGTCAAAAAGATGACTCAACTTCTACAAAATGCAACTATTCCTCCTGCTCTTGTCCAG GTGGAGTTGAACGCAGCTTGGCAGCAGGAAAATCTGAGAAGGTTCTGCAAAGAGAAAGGAATTCATGTGAGTGCATGGTCGCCTTTGGGAGCTAATGGTGCTATGTGGGGTTCACTTGCTGTCATGGACAGTCCAATCCTAAAGGACATTGCAATTACAACAGAAAAAACTGTGGCACAGGTTGCATTGAGATGGATAATAGAGCAAGGTATCACTCCAATAGTGAGGAGCTTCAACAAGGAGAGAATGAAACACAATCTGGAAATATTTGATTGGGAGCTGAGTGAGAATGATTTGGAGAAGATTAAGCAAATGCCACAGCACAGGGCTTTTTCAGGAGAACGTTTTGTCTCAGAAGATGGACCTTACAAAACTCTGCAAGGTCTGTGGGATTGA